The following proteins are encoded in a genomic region of Dokdonia donghaensis DSW-1:
- a CDS encoding AMP-binding protein: MHMLYATDRHKFLHPKFKLNGSSHTKATLKAQAYGFIKEGEPYEESVGEFLLEWLDKKKYVTVQTSGSTGDPKPIKIDKLHMINSARATAKHFDVYEKTTALLCLPAHYIAGKMMLVRAMVLGWRIDMAQPKSNPLDNIYRRYDFCAMTPFQLDNSLSRLHLLSKLIVGGGAISPALKSRVQGLATKIYETYGMTETVTHIAARRVNSKKNKDSLIPFKVLDKVTIEADERSCLVIKAPYVSSDPVVTNDIVKIITYKKFIWLGRIDNVINSGGVKLHPEQVEGKLATYVDVPYFITGMPDDRLGEQLVLFVEQEEQYDFHISEEDMKVFKPYEFPRRIISVPQFQRTSTGKIQRGQTLTKYLDTI; the protein is encoded by the coding sequence ATGCATATGTTATATGCAACAGATAGACATAAATTTTTGCACCCTAAGTTTAAACTTAACGGATCTTCTCATACAAAGGCCACGCTCAAAGCGCAGGCCTATGGTTTTATAAAAGAAGGAGAACCTTATGAGGAGTCTGTAGGCGAGTTTTTACTAGAGTGGCTTGATAAAAAGAAGTACGTAACCGTACAAACTTCTGGTTCTACCGGTGACCCTAAGCCTATTAAAATAGATAAGCTTCATATGATTAATAGTGCTAGAGCTACGGCAAAGCACTTTGATGTTTATGAAAAAACCACAGCTCTTTTATGTTTGCCAGCACATTATATAGCAGGTAAAATGATGCTTGTACGAGCAATGGTTTTAGGCTGGCGTATTGATATGGCACAACCTAAGTCAAATCCGTTAGATAATATATACAGGAGATACGACTTTTGTGCTATGACACCTTTTCAACTAGATAACTCTCTGTCTAGATTGCATCTGCTCTCAAAACTCATTGTAGGTGGAGGAGCAATTTCACCAGCGCTTAAAAGTAGAGTGCAGGGACTCGCAACAAAGATCTATGAAACTTACGGAATGACAGAAACCGTAACTCATATAGCCGCGAGGCGTGTCAACTCAAAAAAGAATAAAGACAGCCTTATACCTTTTAAAGTACTAGATAAAGTAACTATAGAGGCAGATGAGCGCAGTTGCTTAGTAATAAAAGCACCGTACGTGAGCTCAGATCCTGTGGTGACTAATGATATTGTAAAAATTATAACCTATAAAAAATTTATCTGGCTAGGCCGCATAGATAATGTCATTAACAGTGGTGGTGTTAAATTACATCCAGAGCAAGTAGAAGGAAAACTAGCTACCTATGTAGATGTACCTTACTTCATTACAGGTATGCCAGATGATCGTCTGGGAGAACAGTTAGTTCTCTTTGTAGAGCAAGAAGAACAATACGATTTTCACATTAGTGAAGAAGATATGAAGGTGTTTAAGCCTTATGAGTTTCCTCGTAGAATTATTTCGGTTCCTCAATTTCAGCGTACTAGCACTGGTAAAATTCAGCGAGGTCAGACCTTAACAAAATACCTAGATACGATATAG
- a CDS encoding CPBP family intramembrane glutamic endopeptidase, translated as MFIEQAYKGENETWKFVITSILTMGIFISNLLFFLFVDVDPQAAMDDMMRLFKSKNLLLAFNLAVFIPILAVLFLLVWALHKRSILSLTTARKKVDWSRIFFSFMMVFIYTVVSFGIVYYMTPEDYVLQFDSSKFGILVLIGLVFFPFQIGLEEYLFRGYVMQQVGIMARNRWFPLVLTSVLFGIFHWANPEVAELGAITMVFYIGTGLLLGIMTLMDDGMELALGFHFGNNLLAATLLTYEYSALQTDAIFKSVGQADTGVELVLPVLIVYPIFLFILAKKYKWSNWKEKLTGAVHPPATTIS; from the coding sequence ATGTTTATAGAGCAAGCCTATAAAGGAGAAAACGAAACTTGGAAATTTGTCATAACCAGCATACTTACAATGGGTATTTTTATTTCAAACCTGTTGTTTTTCCTTTTTGTAGATGTAGACCCGCAAGCTGCGATGGATGATATGATGAGACTTTTTAAATCAAAAAATTTATTGCTCGCATTTAACCTTGCCGTATTTATTCCTATTCTGGCAGTGCTGTTTTTACTAGTGTGGGCACTACATAAACGCAGCATATTGAGCTTAACAACAGCAAGGAAGAAAGTAGACTGGAGTCGCATTTTCTTTAGTTTTATGATGGTGTTTATTTATACAGTGGTAAGTTTTGGGATTGTATATTATATGACACCAGAAGATTATGTACTACAGTTTGATAGTTCTAAGTTTGGTATACTAGTTCTTATAGGTTTAGTGTTTTTTCCTTTTCAGATAGGTCTAGAGGAGTACCTTTTTAGAGGGTATGTGATGCAACAAGTAGGTATAATGGCCCGCAATAGGTGGTTCCCACTTGTATTGACATCGGTACTTTTTGGTATTTTTCATTGGGCAAATCCAGAAGTTGCAGAGCTGGGGGCAATCACTATGGTCTTCTACATAGGTACTGGCTTGCTATTAGGTATAATGACACTTATGGATGATGGTATGGAGTTAGCTCTAGGTTTTCATTTTGGCAATAACTTACTAGCAGCAACATTACTTACCTATGAGTACTCAGCATTGCAAACAGATGCTATTTTTAAATCTGTAGGTCAGGCAGATACGGGTGTGGAGCTCGTACTACCAGTACTTATAGTCTACCCTATATTTCTTTTCATACTAGCCAAAAAATATAAATGGTCTAACTGGAAAGAAAAATTAACAGGTGCAGTACACCCACCAGCCACTACTATTTCATAA